The Humulus lupulus chromosome 4, drHumLupu1.1, whole genome shotgun sequence genome has a window encoding:
- the LOC133831478 gene encoding protein MICRORCHIDIA 7-like, producing the protein MLLIEDKVRYCISLGYSEKSKLAFTIGQYGNDFKTSTMRLGADVIVFSCCHGNSGKRFFVFLHLCLIMKWKEMDGARWCDLLLVIGTKF; encoded by the exons ATGTTGCTAATCGAAG ATAAGGTGCGATATTGTATATCATTGGGGTATTCTGAGAAAAGCAAATTAGCCTTCACCATTGGACAAT ATGGAAATGATTTTAAAACTAGTACAATGAGGCTTGGTGCAGATgtcattgtgttttcttgttgccATGGAAACTCTGGAAAAagattttttgtttttcttcattTATG CTTGATTATGAAATGGAAGGAGATGGATGGAGCAAGATGGTGTGATCTTCTCTTAGTGATTGGAACAAAATTTTAG